In the genome of Flavobacteriaceae bacterium YJPT1-3, the window GTAGTATTTGGACTTTTTGGCTGGTCTATTGAATCCAAACGAACCAGTATTGAATTTTTTCCGGACAATAAGCCCAATCAGATCATTGTCTATATCGAATATCCGGAAGGTACAGCCATTGACAAGACCAATCAGCTGACCAAAGACATTGAGCGTCGGGTGTATGACATCATCAGTCAGGATATGTACATGGAAGACGGCGAGAATATTTTGGTCGAGTCGGCTGTATCTCAGGTGGGCGAAGGTGCAGGAAATCCCCAGACGGATGGAGGAAGTGCAGCAGAAATGCCTCATCGAGCCAAGATCACCGCTTCCATGCGGGAATACAAATACCGGGATGGCCTGGATTCGGAAAAGTTGCGCGCTAAAGTGCAACAGGCGCTTAAAGGCATTTATCCCGGAGTCGCTATTTCTGTAGAGAAAGATCCTGTAGGTCCGCCGGCCGGTGCGCCCATCAATATCGAGTTGGAAGGAAGAGATTATGACGAACTTATCGCTACCGCCGAGGCTATGCGCAACTACATCAGTGCGAAGAATATCCCAGGCATCGATGAGTTGAAACTGGACGTCAATAAGGGAAAACCGGCCATGCAGGTGGTGGTTGATCGGGAAAAAGCCGGTGAACTCGGGGTTTCCGCGGGGCAGGTGGGTACTCAATTGCGCCGCGCACTCTTTGGAGAAAAAGCGGGTATCTATAAGAAAGATGGGGATGATTACGACATCTACGTACGCTTCAACGAAGACGATCGCTACAACACCAGTTTATTATTCAATCAGAACATTACATTTCGCGATCCTGCTACCGGCCAATTGAAAGAAATTCCGGTATCAGCGGTCGCTTCTCAGCGCAATACTTCCGGATTTAGCGCCATCAAACACCGCGACACCAAGCGGGTGGTCACCGTGTACTCTGCGTTGGCTCCTGGCTTTGTGGACGCCGGTGCTGTAGTCGCTCAGATCCAAAATGAGATGAAGAGTTTTGATGGGGTTCCCAATGACATTTCCATTGATTATACGGGACAAATTGAAGAACAAAACAAGCAGCAGGAATTCTTAAACGGAGCCTTTTTGGCCGGTTTGGGTCTGATCATGCTTATCCTGATCTTCCAATTCAGTTCCATCTCCAAGCCTACCATCATCATGATCGCCATCTTTTTGAGTTTTATTGGCGTCTTTGGGGGGATCCTGATCACAGGAGCATCCTTTGTGATCATGATGACCATGATGGGAATCATATCGCTGGCAGGGATTGTGGTGAACAACGGAGTCGTACTCTTAGACTACACCCAGCTGCTCATTGACCGTAAATTAGCGGAACAGGACCTACCCGACGATGCCTTGTTGCCCAAAGAGGATGTTCGTGATATCATCGTACAGGGTGGACGGGCGCGATTGCGACCGGTACTTCTGACCGCCATCACTACGGTCCTCGGATTGATTCCCCTGGCTATCGGATTGAACATCGACTTCTTCTCCTTGTTCACTGAGCTCGATCCTAAAATCTATATGGGAGGAGATAATGTGATCTTTTGGGGTCCTTTAGCCTGGGCTGTGATCTACGGGTTGATCATTGCCACCTTCCTGACCCTGATCATTGTCCCGCTCTTATTCTATATCGTGTATAAGATCAAGATTCGCTTTCGCGGAAGCGGACAGCAAGACCAAGAAGAAGAAAAAGGCTTATCGGATGCCGCATAAAAAAAGCCCGCTTCAGGCGGGCTTCTTATTTATAACACGTGTTTATTGAACCCGTTCGAGTACCACCACTGCGGTACCGTCAAAATCAAAATCAAGACCGAATCCGGGATCTACATCACCAGCCAAAATAGCCTCTTCCAAGGCAGGCTCAAGAACCATTCGGTTTGCACTGAGCGCTGTAATTCGGGCGGTAGAAACATCTCCATTGGCATTAGTAACCGTGATTAAATCTCCCGAAACCCCGTAAGTGCCGGATAAGAATTCATCATCAAAATCTGCACTGGAAACCAACTCTTCGGTGGTTTGGGTTTCTCCAAAGGCGGTGACCGTAGTGACCTGTAAATACGAGCCCTCGCCAAAGACGGTGTTGTCAGCCGTAAAGACTACCGTATAGTCGAAGTCTTTTCCTGTGGTCTGTGTTTCCGCAGTGAGTTCCTGGCCTTCAAATTCATAGATCAGCACATAATCAGAATCAAAACGGGTCATTTCCAGGTTCCAACAAGATCTGAGGCCTCGGCAGAAACCGTTCCGCCATCATCATCACTGCTGCAGGCAGCCAGGGTTAGGCTTACCATCAGTAAGACCGTAATTTTTTTTAAATAGTTCATAGTAGTGTACTTGTAGGTTAATAAGTTGACCAATATAGCCCATTCCCAATAATAAACCAATCAGACAACCGATACGGCGTCCTTCTGGCTAATACTCTTTTCGAGCGAGCTTAGGACCATCGACCGAAATATTCAAGTTAGGTTGTCTGAATTATTCAAGCCTTGGCGCCTTGTTGCTGGATAGTTCTTCTTAAATTTGCCGCCTAATTCGTTTGCATGTACAGAACACACAACAATGGCGCTCTACGCGCGAGCCACATCGGTGAAACCGTCACCTTGTCCGGATGGGTGCAGAAAGTGAGGGACAAAGGATTCTTGATTTGGATCGATCTGCGCGATCGCTACGGAATCACGCAGCTCATTTTTGACGAATCCCGTACGGATAAGCAGGTGATGGAGCAAGCCCAGCAACTGGGACGCGAATTCGTGATTCAGGTCAGCGGCGAGGTCATCGAACGTGAATCTAAGAATGACGACATGCCCACCGGCGCTATTGAGATCCTGGTTAAAGAGCTGCGCATACTGAACGAAGCTTTACTGCCTCCCTTTACCATTGAAGACGAGACCGATGGGGGCGAAGATTTGCGCATGAAATACCGGTATTTGGACATTCGGCGTAATCCGGTAAAGAACAAATTGATCTTCCGATCGAAAGTCGCCATGGAAGTCAGGAAATACCTGAGTAATCAGGATTTTGTCGAAGTAGAAACTCCCTACCTCATCAAATCTACGCCTGAAGGCGCTCGTGACTTTGTGGTCCCTTCCCGTATGAATGCCGGTCAATTCTACGCCTTGCCTCAGTCTCCACAGACTTTTAAGCAACTGCTGATGGTTGGTGGTATGGATAAGTATTTCCAAATTGTCAAGTGTTTTCGGGATGAAGACCTGCGCGCCGATCGACAGCCTGAATTTACACAGATCGACTGCGAAATGGCCTTTGTGGAGCAGGAGGATGTGCTGCGCACTTTTGAAGGGCTTACCCGTCATCTGCTTCAGGAGATCAACGGAGTTGAAGTGGACACCTTCCCACGGATGACCTATGACGAGGCCATGAAACGCTACGGGAATGACAAACCGGATATTCGCTTTGGGATGGAGTTTGCCGAACTCAATGCTGTAGCCCAACATAAAGATTTTAAGATTTTCAATGAGGCCGAACTGGTGGTGGGTATCGCGGTACCCGGCGGAAACAGCTATTCCCGAAAAGAGATCGATGCCTTAATCGATTGGGTCAAACGACCCCAGGTGGGTGCTCTGGGCATGGTCTATGTACGCTGCAATGATGATGGTAGTTTCAAATCATCGGTAGATAAATTTTACGATCAGGAAGATCTGGAGCAGTGGGCAGATTTAGCTTCCGCGAAAGCGGGCGACCTCATCTGTGTACTCTCTGGTCCAGCCGCTAAGACTAGAACTCAACTGAGTGCGCTGCGGATGGAACTCGCCCAACGATTGGGTCTACGGAAAGCGAATGAATTCGCTCCGCTCTGGGTGGTTGATTTCCCGCTGCTGGAGTGGGATGAAGAAACCCAGCGTTATCACGCCATGCACCATCCCTTTACCTCTCCAAAACCGGGACAAATGGAATTGCTGGCTACTGATCCGGGTGCCGTAAAGGCAAATGCGTACGATCTGGTGCTTAACGGAAACGAGATTGGAGGAGGTTCCATTCGTATTCATGACAAGGAAATTCAAGCCAAGATGTTCGATT includes:
- the aspS gene encoding aspartate--tRNA ligase, with the translated sequence MYRTHNNGALRASHIGETVTLSGWVQKVRDKGFLIWIDLRDRYGITQLIFDESRTDKQVMEQAQQLGREFVIQVSGEVIERESKNDDMPTGAIEILVKELRILNEALLPPFTIEDETDGGEDLRMKYRYLDIRRNPVKNKLIFRSKVAMEVRKYLSNQDFVEVETPYLIKSTPEGARDFVVPSRMNAGQFYALPQSPQTFKQLLMVGGMDKYFQIVKCFRDEDLRADRQPEFTQIDCEMAFVEQEDVLRTFEGLTRHLLQEINGVEVDTFPRMTYDEAMKRYGNDKPDIRFGMEFAELNAVAQHKDFKIFNEAELVVGIAVPGGNSYSRKEIDALIDWVKRPQVGALGMVYVRCNDDGSFKSSVDKFYDQEDLEQWADLASAKAGDLICVLSGPAAKTRTQLSALRMELAQRLGLRKANEFAPLWVVDFPLLEWDEETQRYHAMHHPFTSPKPGQMELLATDPGAVKANAYDLVLNGNEIGGGSIRIHDKEIQAKMFDYLGFSPEEAKAQFGFLMDAFQYGAPPHGGIAFGLDRLVAILGGQETIRDFIAFPKNNNGRDVMIDAPAPIDQEQLKELQLKLDA